GAACCCTGGGATCAATAGCCACATCATCAAGTAAGTTAACGCCAAAAGGTGAGGACGAATCAAAACCTTTCGTCCCAAAGCCGTCAGATTGATCATTAAGCCTGTTAGTAAATAAAACACACTTGTGATTATCGAAAAAGTCGTTTGTTTCAACATCGGTGCAATCATTTCTCCCACAATCGCTGGAAAACGTGCATTCCACCATAAGAAGTGAAAAACTACTGATTTTATAAACTGAGAAAGCGTCGTAATACGTGGCATCGAAGCGGGACTTCCTCCATGATAAACATAGCCATAACGCAAATCATCACCGCTGTAAATCGGAACATACTTACTCAAATTATGCACAAAATAATAAGTCACCACACAAATAAGCCCTGTCACAAACAAAGCTAACAGCTTTCTTATAAGGTGTTTAGGAAATTTTATTGAATGTTTCATTTTTCGTCCTTATTTATCTTTACCCGCTTAGGCGACTTCCAGTTCCCTTTAGATTCATAAGTCGTCGTACTCTTAATCGCCGAAAAGAAGGTATTTACAACAGTGATAACGTTAATTTGCCAGAAAAAGAGAAGATATAAAGGCGCAAATAAGAGATACTTCAATTTTGCTCCATCATTATCAAGTATAAGAGCCAAAATCAACTGACTCAGTCCAAAAACAACCATAAACGAAAGAAAAATAACAAAACTTTCAAAAGTATAACTTGCCGAGCTATACTCCCCAATAATCATAAATAACACAACATTCACTGTCATTGTGATTGTCGTGAAAAAATAGTACAAACACCATAAAATACTACTCATTTGATCAAAGAGCATCACTACTTTTTCAATCCGTTTAATCGGATGACGCATAATACGCCAAAAATTATCAATCAAAGACTCTGTTCCACCCATTGCCCAGCGCAAACGTTGATGGTAAAAATCAATCCCATTATCAGGAATATTCATATAAAACATGATTTCCGGAGCAAAATAAACCCGCCAACCGTTATACTGCATATCCCAAGCAATCGAAATATCCTCCGTTGCACGATCTTGCCTAAAACCACCCACATCCAATGCTGCTGCTTTGCGATACATTGTATTTGCACCATTGAATGCATAAACAGAGCCAAGAGTCCCTTGCTGAGCGCGTTTTATCAAGCCCATGATTGATGAAAATTCTACTGTGGTTGATTTTTCAAGC
The DNA window shown above is from Lactococcus sp. S-13 and carries:
- a CDS encoding glycosyltransferase family 2 protein, which codes for MRIMTILSMILLLYPLLAAISYTIGGYLYNFVYKGNLKKFHRMSVEKEPFITIMVPAHNEEVVIEDTINYLAHEMNYHNYEILVIDDASTDLTVSIVQRLKLYIPNLRLIQIVENHGKAHAFNVAMAFAKGEFVLSNDADTTPEPDALWKYMNYFLDSRYQNTGAVTANMDTQNRNGLLEKSTTVEFSSIMGLIKRAQQGTLGSVYAFNGANTMYRKAAALDVGGFRQDRATEDISIAWDMQYNGWRVYFAPEIMFYMNIPDNGIDFYHQRLRWAMGGTESLIDNFWRIMRHPIKRIEKVVMLFDQMSSILWCLYYFFTTITMTVNVVLFMIIGEYSSASYTFESFVIFLSFMVVFGLSQLILALILDNDGAKLKYLLFAPLYLLFFWQINVITVVNTFFSAIKSTTTYESKGNWKSPKRVKINKDEK